In one Aeromicrobium erythreum genomic region, the following are encoded:
- a CDS encoding glycosyltransferase family 2 protein, whose product MDERVTDEDAPALPAWRSAPPTVGAVLVTHDGGRWLPQVLASFSALEHAPTSWRVVDVSSTDDGPELVREAFGPDRVTYAPAGTGFGAAVRLAVDTMPRTDWLWLLHDDAIVEPGALAALLDEATAADDVAVAGPKIREWPSLRRLLEVGLTVTSTGVRETGLETGEPDAGQHDWPKDVLAVDTAGMLVRRDVWDELDGLSPDLPLYFDDIDLGWRVARAGYRTRIAPRAVIFHAEASRRGIRRRAAGDVEPAEQRRAALHTMLANTSGPRFWWQYVRLLVGSLLRTLGLVLSAHPEAAGDQLQAVASVYGRPGRLRAARRRRAATARRDDRAVRHLFAPFWLPYRHGFDTARDVAAALVRPEAVETTGRRSTLDDDGDAVVTLDDGPPLWVRRPWLVTVGVLVVLSLVAGRSLLTGAGDSILTGGALGVTPGSAGDWWRLWFERSHEIGLGGTGLVSPAVLLLAVAATPIWPSPGLLVAVLLLLSVPLAALTAHRLGRRLTDHRRLRIVWAVGYGLTVAASGAVAQGRLGTVVALVVLPVVVVTTLQVAGVDPLSQRASWRTAVRWGVWVAVGAAFAPVVLPLALLGALVVAALDPRLVRRLLLGVAVAVLLLGPWVVGRLLHPGLWWWESGSPLAGGDPGWRTALGLVVGRAGVPEQAPVWLGVGLVVLAVLALASRAARAVVVVCWTLALLALGVAVLGVVLPGGVPGTSVDVRAWVGVPAGAVALALGTAALVGVPPLVEGRGRAWVGSALVLALLLPVGTAAWWVVRGVDDPLERGRPDTVPAFLTDRGADTVVVTGTTGRGLEVEVVRGEGPLVGAEGLRPPEASRRALVDAVERLVSAPGTQAVSSLSDLGVGAVYAPDVDTEVARALDAAPGLEPSGSESPTSRVWTLAEPTQPARPEAPAWRPFLAAGQVLLWLVAVVLTAPVRRRPSTPDDTPSGDVTSGGGRRVRTDEVGS is encoded by the coding sequence ATGGACGAGCGCGTGACCGACGAGGACGCACCCGCCCTCCCGGCCTGGCGCTCGGCGCCGCCCACGGTGGGCGCGGTCCTCGTGACCCACGACGGCGGACGCTGGCTGCCGCAGGTGCTCGCGTCGTTCTCGGCGCTGGAGCACGCCCCCACCAGCTGGCGCGTGGTCGACGTCAGCTCGACCGACGACGGCCCCGAGCTCGTGCGCGAGGCGTTCGGCCCCGACCGCGTGACCTACGCCCCGGCCGGCACGGGCTTCGGTGCCGCCGTGCGGCTCGCGGTCGACACGATGCCCCGCACCGACTGGCTGTGGCTGCTGCACGACGACGCGATCGTCGAGCCGGGGGCGCTGGCCGCCCTCCTCGACGAGGCCACCGCGGCCGACGACGTCGCCGTGGCCGGCCCCAAGATCCGTGAGTGGCCGTCGCTGCGGCGCCTGCTCGAGGTCGGGCTGACGGTCACCTCGACCGGTGTCCGCGAGACCGGCCTGGAGACGGGGGAGCCCGACGCGGGCCAGCACGACTGGCCGAAGGACGTGCTCGCCGTCGACACGGCGGGCATGCTCGTGCGCCGCGACGTGTGGGACGAGCTCGACGGGCTGTCCCCGGACCTGCCGTTGTACTTCGACGACATCGACCTCGGCTGGCGCGTGGCGCGGGCCGGGTACCGCACCCGGATCGCCCCGCGTGCGGTGATCTTCCACGCCGAGGCCTCGCGCCGCGGGATCCGCCGACGTGCGGCCGGCGACGTCGAGCCCGCCGAGCAGCGGCGCGCCGCGCTGCACACGATGCTCGCCAACACCTCGGGCCCCCGCTTCTGGTGGCAGTACGTGCGGCTGCTCGTCGGCTCGCTGCTGCGGACCCTGGGGCTCGTGCTCTCCGCCCACCCCGAGGCGGCCGGTGACCAGCTGCAGGCCGTCGCGTCGGTCTACGGACGGCCGGGCCGGCTCCGCGCGGCACGACGCCGGCGGGCGGCCACGGCCCGGCGCGACGACCGCGCCGTCCGTCACCTGTTCGCACCGTTCTGGCTGCCGTACCGGCACGGCTTCGACACCGCACGCGACGTCGCCGCCGCCCTGGTGCGGCCCGAGGCGGTCGAGACCACGGGCCGACGGTCGACCCTCGACGACGACGGCGACGCCGTCGTCACGCTGGACGACGGGCCGCCCCTCTGGGTGCGTCGACCCTGGCTGGTCACCGTGGGGGTGCTCGTCGTGCTCTCGCTCGTGGCCGGGCGCTCGCTGCTGACCGGGGCGGGCGACAGCATCCTGACCGGCGGCGCCCTGGGCGTCACGCCCGGCTCGGCCGGCGACTGGTGGCGCCTGTGGTTCGAGCGGTCCCACGAGATCGGTCTCGGCGGCACCGGCCTCGTGTCCCCGGCGGTGCTCCTGCTGGCCGTGGCGGCCACACCGATCTGGCCGTCGCCTGGTCTGCTGGTGGCCGTGCTGCTCCTGCTCTCGGTGCCGCTCGCCGCGCTGACGGCCCACCGCCTCGGTCGCAGGCTGACCGACCACCGTCGGCTGCGGATCGTCTGGGCCGTCGGGTACGGCCTCACCGTCGCCGCCTCCGGTGCGGTGGCCCAGGGCCGGCTCGGCACGGTCGTCGCCCTCGTCGTGCTGCCCGTCGTCGTCGTGACCACGCTGCAGGTCGCGGGTGTCGACCCGCTCTCGCAGCGCGCCTCGTGGCGGACCGCCGTGCGGTGGGGGGTGTGGGTGGCCGTCGGCGCCGCCTTCGCGCCCGTCGTCCTGCCGCTCGCGCTCCTCGGTGCGCTCGTGGTCGCGGCGCTCGACCCCCGCCTCGTCCGCCGGCTCCTCCTCGGTGTCGCCGTGGCCGTCCTGCTGCTCGGTCCGTGGGTGGTCGGCCGCCTCCTCCACCCGGGGCTGTGGTGGTGGGAGAGCGGGTCGCCGCTCGCCGGGGGCGACCCGGGCTGGCGGACCGCCCTGGGTCTCGTCGTCGGTCGCGCAGGCGTGCCCGAGCAGGCCCCGGTCTGGCTCGGCGTCGGTCTCGTGGTGCTCGCCGTGCTCGCCCTGGCGTCCCGCGCCGCGCGCGCCGTCGTGGTCGTCTGCTGGACCCTCGCCCTCCTCGCCCTCGGCGTCGCCGTGCTCGGCGTCGTGCTGCCGGGCGGCGTCCCGGGGACGTCCGTCGACGTGCGCGCGTGGGTGGGCGTCCCGGCCGGTGCCGTCGCGCTCGCGCTCGGGACCGCTGCACTCGTCGGCGTGCCACCGCTCGTCGAGGGACGAGGACGCGCCTGGGTGGGGTCGGCCTTGGTCCTGGCCCTGCTGCTGCCGGTCGGCACGGCCGCCTGGTGGGTCGTGCGCGGCGTCGACGACCCGCTCGAGCGCGGCCGGCCCGACACCGTGCCGGCGTTCCTGACCGACCGGGGCGCCGACACCGTCGTCGTCACCGGCACGACCGGACGCGGCCTCGAGGTCGAGGTCGTGCGCGGCGAGGGGCCGCTCGTCGGCGCCGAGGGCCTGCGTCCGCCCGAGGCGTCGCGTCGTGCCCTGGTCGACGCCGTGGAGCGACTGGTGTCGGCGCCGGGCACGCAGGCCGTGAGCAGCCTGTCCGACCTCGGCGTCGGCGCCGTCTACGCGCCCGACGTCGACACCGAGGTCGCGCGCGCCCTCGACGCCGCGCCCGGGCTCGAGCCGTCGGGCAGCGAGTCGCCCACGTCGCGGGTCTGGACGCTCGCCGAGCCGACGCAGCCGGCGCGCCCCGAGGCGCCGGCGTGGCGGCCGTTCCTGGCCGCGGGCCAGGTGCTGCTCTGGCTCGTCGCCGTCGTGCTGACCGCGCCGGTGCGCCGCCGACCGTCGACCCCGGACGACACGCCCTCCGGTGACGTGACGTCCGGCGGCGGTCGTCGTGTCCGCACGGACGAGGTGGGCTCGTGA
- a CDS encoding WhiB family transcriptional regulator, with protein sequence MSFDLGLPLSPEEELMWQERALCAQTDPEAFFPEKGGSTREAKRVCLTCDVRGECLDYALAHDERFGIWGGLSERERRKLKKRA encoded by the coding sequence ATGTCATTCGATCTGGGTCTGCCACTGTCCCCCGAAGAGGAGCTCATGTGGCAGGAGCGTGCGCTCTGTGCCCAGACCGACCCGGAGGCCTTCTTCCCCGAGAAGGGCGGGTCCACGCGCGAGGCGAAGCGGGTCTGCCTGACGTGCGACGTGCGCGGCGAGTGCCTCGACTACGCCCTCGCCCACGACGAGCGGTTCGGCATCTGGGGCGGTCTCTCCGAGCGTGAGCGGCGCAAGCTGAAGAAGCGCGCCTGA